DNA sequence from the Candidatus Hydrogenedentota bacterium genome:
CTACGTGCGGCCCATGCCGGATGAACGCCCCAACTACTGGCGCGACAACCCCGACCCGGCGCTGCAACACAAGGACAAGCCCGGCGCGGTGACGGTCAGCCGCTGGCGCGAGGACTTCCTGTCGGACTGGCGCGATCGGATGGATCGCGTACGGGCGAAGAAGGGCGCGGAGTAGAGCCTGGTTGCCAGCGGAGTTTGCAACGACGCCGTTCGGAGGTCATGATGATCGCCGGGAAAGTTACGCCGATTTTCGGGATGCCAAAAGGCACACAAGTATGGGATAATGACCTGTGTGAAGACCTTCAATTGGAACCACGCCAAGAACCAGCAGCTCGTTGAGACACGAGGGATTTCCTTCGAAGATATTCTCTTCTACATCCAGCAGGGACAAGTGCTGGACGATCTGGAACATCCCAACAGGAGCCGCTATCCCAACCAGCGAGTATTTGTTGTCGGCGTTGATGACGTGGCCTATCTTGTCCCCTATGTCGAAGATGACAGCGAAATTTTTTTGAAGACGATCATTCCCAGCAGGAAAGCGACCAGGAAATACTTTGGAGGTGGATCATGAAGAAAGTAAGGCTCGATACCGAGGAACAGCGCGTGCTCGAAGATTTTGAAGTGGACGCCTTTGGCTCCGTGTTGACACCCGAGCGGAGGCGGAATCTGGCGGAAGCCGCAAAAGCGACCTCAAGAAAGGACCGCCGCATCAATATCCGCATTTCTACCCGAGACCTTACGTCGTTGCAGCGGCGGGCGCTGGAGGAGGGCGTCCCCTACCAAACCCTGGTATCCAGTGTGCTGCACAAATACGTATCGGGCGGGCTGTACGACATTACAGCGAACAAAGCCGTTGGCAAGGACAAGTGAAGGGCGCCTTTTCTCTTCATATCTCGTCGCGAGCGACCATGCCATACCTGTTGCCTGCCATCCCCGTCGTGGCGCTCGGCTTGGCGTCCCGCCGTTACGGCAGCCACCTGCCTCCCTTCCTGGCCGAGTACGCCGGGGACACCCTGTGGGCGCTGCTGGTCTTTCTGGGTATCAGCGCCGCCGCGCCCGGCGCGCGGCTGCTCCACCGGAGCGGGGCGGCCCTCTTCGTCTCGTTTGCTGTAGAATTCAGCCAACTTTATCACGCGCCGTGGATTGACGCGCTTCGCGACACCACGTTGGGCGGGCTGGTGCTGGGCTTTGGCTTTCTGTGGAGCGATCTGGTCTGCTACACGGTGGGAATTGCGCTGGGCGCGCTGGCGGATCGGGCCGTATGTGAAATACGGGAACACTACGGCGAGTGAATTACACGGTCGAGATCCTGCGCCGTGCACAGAAGCAACGTTCCCAGATCGAGCGGATCGATCGTGAGCGTATCATTGAGGCCGTTGGTGGTCTGGCGGTCAATCCCCGTCCCGCCCCCGCGGTTTCCCCAGCACCGCCTCACTCCGGTTTTCCGGGCGTTTTGGCGTCTTGTCCGCGTAGAACGCGCGAATCCGCTCGAAATCCGCCGCCCTGTCCCCCGTGGGCGTCATAACAGGCCCCAGCCCGGCTTCCTTTTTCGCGTAGTCCGCGTACAGCAGCAGAATGGACGCTCCGGCGCGTTCCGCGATGTGGTAGAACCCGGTTCGCCAGTGATCGGTGTAGCGGCGCGTGCCCTCGGGTGCGAGGCCGAGGTAAAAGCGATCGTGCGCCGACAGTGCTTCCACCGCGCTGTCCACGAGGTGCTCGGTGCGCCGCCGCACCACGGGAATCGCGCCGGCCGCGCGCATGAACCAGCCCAGCGGTGGGCGGCACAAGGTGTGCTTGGCGAAGAAATTGCCCTTGATGCCGAAGGCGTTGGCCATCAGGTAGACCACCACAAAATCCCAGTTCGACGTGTGCGGCGCGAAGATGGCCACGATCTTCGGTTCCGGCGGCACGGCCCCGGCAAGGCGCCAGCCCGCCAGCCGCAACAAGGCCCGTGAGATCCACCGGAGCGGGCGATTGACCTGCCCGAAGTTGCGCGCGATGGGCCGGGGCGCGGTATTCATGCGCCGGGCGCCGCGGCGCCGTTCCAGCCGTGCAGCGCGACGGCGATCCCCAGAAACACCTTCGGATCCACCAGCCGGTCCCCCGCGCTCATCCGCTGGACCCATGCGTGTGCTTCCGCGACCGGCACGGCGTGCACGACGATGTCTTCGTCCGCCACACCGCCGCCCGCATGCACCCGGACCACATCCCGCGCGAGGTAATAGTGGACCCGCGCCGCCGTGATTCCGCCGGCACTCGGACCCACCATCAGAAACGCCAACGAATCCGCCGCGTACCCCGTCTCCTCCAGCAACTCGCGGCGCGCCGCGGTTTCCAGCGACTCCTCGCCCTCGTCCCCCGCCAGGCCCGCGACCAGTTCAATCGTCCGGCATCCCAGCGGCGGCCGGTACTGCTCCACGAAGAGCAATTCGCCCTCCGCCGTCACAGCGATCACCGAAACAATGCCGGAGCAGCCCTTGCGCTCCACGTATTCGTAGGTCTCGTGCTCCAGCAGCCGCACAAAGCGGCCTTCTCCCAATATCCGCATGGCCGGGTGGATCCCTTTCTGGTGCTGCGCAGTATACGGAGCGGGGCAAGGCGGATTACAGTTGACAGTTGACAGCGGAGACCACAGGGTGAAAGTGCCTCGATTCCCCGTCCACCCCGTCCACCCTGTCCACCCCGTCCACCCCGTCCACCCCGTCCACCCCGTCCACCCCGTCCACTCTGTCCACCCTGTCCACCCTGTCCACCCTGTCCACCCTGTCCACTCTGTCCACTCTGTCCACCCTGTCCACTCTGTCCACCCTGTCCACTCTGTCCACCCTGTCCACTCTGTCCACTCTGTCCACTCTGTCCAACATCCAACTGTCAACTGTCAACTGTCAACTGTTTGCACGGTCCATCCGGCGCATACTACAATGCGCGCCGTCATTCGACGGCCCCTTTCCCCCTTCCCTACGACCCTTCCAGTGAGGATTTCATGGCAGAGCAGTTCATCTTCACCATGTACGGCCTGAACAAGTACTACGGCCAGAAGCAGGTGCTCAAGGACATCAACCTGAGCTTCTACCCCGGCGCCAAGATCGGCATCGTGGGCGAGAACGGCGCCGGTAAATCGACCGTACTGAAGATCATGGCCGGGCTGGACGACGACTTCCACGGCAAGGCGGAGTTGACCCGCGGCTTCACGCGCGGCCTCGTGCCACAGGAGCCGGTGCTCGATCCCGATCAGACCGTGCGCCAGGCGCTGGAGGCCTCCTTCGGCAACATCATGGCCATGCTCAAGGAATTCGAGGACCTCGGCATGAAAATGGCCAAGCCCATGTCCGACGAGGAAATGGAAGCCTGCATGGAGAAGATGGGGACCCTGCAGGACAAGCTCGACGCGGCGGACGCCTGGAACCTGGAGCAGGTGCTGAACCAGGCCAGCGAGGCGCTGTGCCTGCCGGACGACGACCGGAAGGTCGGCGTGCTCAGCGGCGGCGAAAAGCGGCGCGTGGCCCTCTGCAAGGCGCTGCTGGAAAAGCCCGACCTGCTCCTGCTGGACGAGCCCACCAACCACCTCGACGCGGAGACCGTGGACTGGCTGGAAACGCAGCTCGCCGAATACCACGGCACGGTGATCATCGTCACGCACGACCGCTACTTCCTCGACAACGTGACTAAATGGATCCTGGAGCTCGACCACGGCCAGGGCGTTCCGTGGCAGGGCAACTACTCCGAGTGGCTCGCGCAGAAGCTGGAGAAGATGGCCGCGCAGGAAAAGAAGAACTCCGCCCGCGCGCAGGCCCTCGAGCGCGAGTTGAAGTGGATCAAGATGGGCAGCGCCGCGCGCCATGAACTCAGCCGCGCGCGCCTCGCGGAATACGAGCAACTGCTCGCGAAGGAATCCGCCGAGCAAAACGCCGACAGCGCCACCATCCAGATCGCGCCCGGCCCGGAGCTCGGCCAGCAGGTCATCGAGTTCAAGGGCGTCGCCAAGGCCTTCAGCGACGGCGTGCTCTACCAGGACCTGAACTTCATCGTGCCCCGATCCGCCATCGTCGGCCTCGTCGGCCCGAACGGCGCCGGCAAGACCACGCTCTTCCGCATGATCCTCGGCCAGGAGCAGCCCGACGCCGGCGACGTGCTCGTCGGGCCGTCCGTCAGCCTGTCCTACGTCGACCAGGAGCGCAGCTCGATCGCGGGCGACGTTAGCCTGATCGAGGAGGTCGCCGGCGGCGCCGATTTCGTCAAGCTCGGCAAGCTCGAAGTGCCCGTGCGCCAGTACCTGGCGCGCTTCGGCTTCAAGGGCGCGGACCAGCAGAAAATGGCCAGCCAGCTCTCCGGCGGCGAGCGCAACCGCTGCAACCTCGCCAAGCTCCTCAAGGAAGGCGGCAACGTGCTCCTGCTCGACGAGCCCACCAACGACCTCGACGTGAACACGCTCCGCCTCCTCGAAGAGGCCCTGCTCAACTTCGGCGGCTGCGCCCTGGTCATCAGCCACGACCGCTTCTTCCTCGACCGCGTCTGCACGCACCTGCTGGTCTTCGAGGGAGAGGGCAATGTTCGCTGGTTTGAAGGCAACTACCAGGAATACGAGGCCTGGCGCGTCCAGGAAATGGGCAACAAGCTCTTCGAAAACCGCCGCGCGCGCTACCGGAAGCTGCGGAAGTAGCGGTTAGACTCGGAGTCGTTCGGAGCGGTGAAATTTCGGTCGGCTGAAGCAGCAATGCGGAGCAATAGCAGCAAGCGGTCCGGCAAATTACGAGGAAGCACGGCAAAGGATCGCGGACATTCTTGTCTGCGGCAACGGAAGCGCAAGGTCCCAACGACCGCGCGAAGTCTGTACTGATTGCCGAGCGTCTTCCACGAAGCGCCTCCCGAATTCCACAGTGGTGCGAGAACCCCGTCGAGGCCATGGAAATTCGTGGTCTCGTTGCCGCAGGTCGGTACTCGCTTCTGTTAGAATGGTGTGGCATACACACAGGAGATCCGGAAATGACTAACGCTGAAACAACGGCGGAGGGCTTCCTGGCCGTGTTGAAAGCATTGCCAAAATCGGAGCGAGACGACGTCATCCTACGAATTGCGCGAGACAAGGAAATCGGACGCGACCTCGTGGACCTTGCGATAGTGGCTGAGCGCGAGGATGAGCCGAGCCGTCGCTTTGGGGAGTATGCTGGCCAGCCCTTCGTGCTACCCTTGGCGAAATGGGAGCAGGTCCTCGAAGAGCTTGAGGACCTCGACGATATTCGAGCATACGATGCCGCAAAGTCGGAGTCCGGTGAGTCCGTCCCGTTCGATCAAGCCGTATGCGAGATAAGGGACCGGTACGGCGAGTGAATTCCCGTCCGCCGGGTTGCATGAAGCTTTCGGGGAGACCCGCTTGGCGAATTCGAGTAGGCTCCTACCGCGTGATTTGCGAGATCCACGATGGGCGGCTTCTGGTCCTCGTCGTGACTATTGATGACCGCAGGGAAGTCTACCGATAGTGAGACTTTTATTCCTGTTTATCATCGCCCCCGGGGGAGTGGTATTTCGGATGACGAATGCATGTTAGAACAACCGGCATTATTACCAATGATTGAAGCGCTTCAGCGAATGGTTCCTCCTCTAAGGACGCACACAAATGCGTTTCGTTCACTCATGCCCGATGACATCTTAAGGGCGCTTGACGACCAAGGCATTGACTATCGGTTTGTTCGACTGGGCGAAGTTGACTGGGAAATCGAATCATCCAGGCTTTCCGACGAAGATATTTATCCCTTACTGAACCTGAGCGATGCGGGCCACGAAGGCGAGATTTGGATTTGTACGGATGATTGCTCGTCGCGCCAGCTTCCACCGTTCAAATGTGATTCGAGTGAGCTCGCGGAATTCATTCGAAGTTACGATCTGGGAATGTTCTTTGACGGCGATGTCGTAATGCTGTGCTCAGAAAGCCGTACCCTTACGATCTATCATCATTCCGGGGGCTACGCTCACGTCAAGTTTCCACATGAAGTGTGATTACTTGTCAACCCCTCTCGCCGCAGCCTTCGGAGATAGAGAAAGCTAAATGCAAAAAGCCCGGCGCGCTTTCCCGCACCGGGCTTCGTCATTTCTAATATAGCCACCGACTAATAGCGGTAGTGCTCCGGCTTATACGGCCCTTCGACCGGAATGCCGAGGTATTTGGCCTGGGCGCTGGTGAGGGTGTCGAGCTTGACGCCGAGCTTTTCGAGGTGGAGCCGGGCGACTTCTTCGTCGAGGACCTTCGGCAGCGTGTAAACCTGGCCGATTTCGAATTCGTTCGGGCGCGAGTAGAGCGCGATCTGCGCGAGGGTCTGGTTCGCGAAGGAGTTCGACATGACGAAGGAAGGGTGGCCCGTCGCGCAGCCGAGGTTCACGAGGCGGCCCTTGGCCAGCATGATGATGGACTTGCCGTCGGGGAAGGTGAACTTGTCGACCTGCGGCTTGATCTCCAGTTCCTGGACGCCCGGCTCGCGCTCGAGCGCGGCGATCTGAATTTCGGAGTCGAAGTGCCCGATGTTGCAGACGATCGCGTTGTGTTTCATCGCCTTCATGTGATCCAGCGTGATCACGTCGCAACAGCCCGTCGTGGTGACGAAAATGTCGCCGCGTTTCGCCGCTTCGCTCATGGGCAGTACCTGGTACCCTTCCATGGCCGCCTGCAACGCGCAAATTGGATCAATCTCAGTTACGACCACGCGGGCGCCGAGGCCCTTCATCGCGTCCGCGCAGCCCTTGCCGACATCGCCATACCCGGCAACGACGACGACCTTGCCCGCGATCATCACGTCGGTGGCGCGCTTGATGCCGTCCGCCAGGGACTCGCGGCAACCGTAGAGGTTGTCGAACTTCGACTTGGTGACCGAGTCGTTCACGTTCATCGCGCGGGTGCGGAGCTTGCCCTCTTTCATCATCTGGTAGAGCCGGTGCACGCCGGTGGTCGTTTCCTCGGAAACGCCGATCCAGTTTTCGACCGTGTTGTGCCAGCGGTTCGGGTCTTCGGCGTGGATCCGGTGCAGCAGCGAGTCCACAATCCGGATCTCGTCGTTGTCCGTGCAGATGTCGGGGAGCACGCCGTGCGCGTTGTAGTGCTCCTCAAAGTCGTAGCCCCGGTGGATGAGCAGCGTCGCGTCGCCGCCGTCGTCCACGATCATGGTCGGCGTGCGCCCGCCGGAGAAGAGCATGGCCTGGTACGTGCACCACCAGTACTCTTCCAGGGTCTCGCCCTTCCACGCGAACACGGGCACGCCCGTCTCGGCGATGGCGGCGGCGGCGTGGTCCTGGGTCGAGAAGATGTTGCAGCTCGCCCAGCGCACTTCGGCGCCGAGCGCGGTGAGGGTCTCGATGAGCACGGCCGTCTGGATGGTCATGTGGAGGGAGCCCATCACCACCGCGCCCTTCAGCGGCTTGTCCTTGGCGTAGCGCTCGCGGATGGCCATGAGGCCCGGCATTTCCACCTCGGCCAGATCGAGCTCCTTGCGGCCCCAGGCCGCCAGGCTCATATCAGCGACCTTGTAGGGCAGGGTTTCGTCGATCGCCGGGAAAATGTCAATTTCAGCAACAGCCATGAATAGTCTCTCCTTTGGTGAGTCAAGTGTCGTCGTTGGATAGTCGCGCGGGGCGCTCCCCAGGGATGTCTAAAGAGACCCGCCCGGCATGCAAGTGGATACGCGGCGGGGAGAATCTGGGAAGGGCGTGGGGTTTAGTATAGGGCTTGGAGGGGATTTGAGGCAACAGGCAGGCAGGGGGAGTAGGGGAGGTTTTCAGGGACTACAGGGACTACAGGGACTACAGGGACGGCAAGCAGGGAGTACTGGGTCAACCGAAACTGGGCTCTCGAAGGATCGATCTTGTTAATTGCCGCTTCCCGCGCGGAGTTCGCCGCCGTGCACGCGCAGGAGGCGCGCGGCGTTTTCGCGCCCGAAAAAGAGCGCTTCGTGCATCGGGGTTTTCCGGAACAGGCGGTCGGGCCGGTTGATTTCCGCGCCCTGGTGAATCAGGAGGCGGACCAGCCCCTCGCGGCCGCGCACAGAGGCCGCGTGCAGAGGGGTAAACCCGAACGAGCCCGCGCGCCGATCCACGGTTTTCGGCTGGCGCGCCAGCAGGTCCATCAACGCGTCTTCCCGGTCCAGCGCGATGGCGCTGATGGGATCGAGCCGCGCGCCGCGCGAAAGCAGGTATTCCGCCAACTCGGCGTGACCATGCTCCGCGGCAATATGCAGGGGGGAGGCACCGATCCGCAACCGCGCGTTGACCTGCGCGGGATCCCGGCGGATCAGGCGGCTCGCCAACGCCAGGTCTCCCAGCGAGGCGGCGGCGAACAGATCGAACGGGAGGCCCGCGCCGTGGGCGATGCGCAGCAGGTCGAGGTTGCTATGGCGCGCCGCCAGGTGCATCAGGTTCTTGCCATTGTTCATCACGCGCCGGGGATCGCCCGAGGCGGCCAGGAGCGCGGTAAGCACGTCGCCATGCCCGAAATCGGCGGCCAGGTGCACCGGCGTGCAGCCCCACTGATCCGGGCGGTTCGGGTCCGCGCCAAGCAGCAGCAGCCTCCGTACGAGCGTGCCGTGTCCCCCGCAGGCCGCCCAGTGCAGCGCGGTGCGCCGCCACGGTCCCGGGGTATCCACCTCCGGACCCCGGCCGGCGGCGTCGCCGAAGCCGAGCGCGGCTTTTTCAAAGGGTCCGGGCCGGGCCCCGCGGGACAACAGCAAGTCGGTGACGCGGCTGTTCCCGCCATAGTGGGCCGCGTGGGCCGCGAACAGGAGCAGGGAGAGGCCCTCGTCGTTGGCGGCATCCAGCAGTTCGGGCGATTCGTCCAGCAGCGCGGCCACGCGGTGGGCGTGCCCGTGCCAGGCGGCCATGAACAGCTGTACCTCGCGCGGGAAAACGTCCGCCGGGTCCGGCGAATCGGCGAATTCGTTCGTCTGATGGAGAAACTGCGCCAGCCGCTGCCGGGCGGTGTAGAGCCGCTTTTTCACGGTCGTTAGCGGGAGTCCGAGCCGCCGCGCCAGGTCCTGCTGCGGCTCGCTTTCCCAGTAGACGGCGTGGATCAGGTCCCGTTGGTCGGGTGTGAGCACCGTGAGGGCGATGTGCACCAGGGAACTCCGCCGATCGCGGGCAATCCGCTCCCCGGCGGGCGCACTATCGTCCGCCAGGTGCGCCGCGGCGGAAAGCTCCACCGAGGGCAGGGACTTCAAGCGCGTGACGCGGTCGCACTGCTTGATCAGGATGCGCTTGAACCAGGCCGAAAAGGCCGCCGGCGCCTGGAGCTGGTGCAGCTTGAGGGCCGCCTCCAGAAAGGCCTCCTGCACCACTTCTTCCGCGCGGTGGTGATCGCCGAGCCACGCATAGGCCCGATCGTGGGCGAAATGGTGGAAACGGCGCACCAGCGACGCAAACGCGGTGGTGTCGCCTTCCTGGGCGGCGCGAATGGTTTGTGCAAGGTCGTTCATGGGGGGGATCCGGAATTCTCCCTATTATACCCGGAAAGACCCGCATCGTGCGTTTCGGGATACTCTCGGGTTCACGGCAAGCGCATTTAAACCCGCTCGCGGCGTATGGGCGCATGACTGAGGCGATTTGGAGCCTTGGATCAAGAGAAGTGAGCGCGCAGGAGCGCCGGCATCTCTGCCGGCAAGGTCTTCAGCGCTCCAACACGCGGCCCTTATGACATTGTAGCTAATTCGATGGCGACCGTCGCAAAGAAGACATCTGAATGCCATTGTCCTGCCCTCCGGCTAGAGGGACAGCATTCCGCGCCGAAAATTGGTGTTACACCAGAATTTCATAGTTTAAGTAGTGTTGCTTAGCGGGGAGCATTGAAACTTTCGGGGAACTTCGGGGATGATAGAGCCCATACACGAGGAGTAGTACATACATGATCCTGAAGTTTCCACGTGGCGGGCGTCTGGCTGGCGGTTTGCTGGCGCTGGGGGGCCACATCTGGGCCGCGGGCGCCATCGCGACCGACCCCAGCCAGGACGCCCTCGACTTCTTCGAGACGAAGGTGCGGCCCGTGCTTGCGGAGCGCTGTTTCAAGTGCCACGGTCCCGAAACCCAGAAATCCGGACTCCGGCTCGATTCCCGCGCGGCGATGCTGTCCGGCGGCGAAGGCGGCCCCGTGTTGCTGGAAGGAGACAAGTCGGCCGGCAGTTCCCTGCTGGCGGTGATCCGCTATGACGGCGCGCTGAAGATGCCGCCGGACGCGAAACTGCCGCAGGATCAGATCGACGCGATCAACGCGTGGGTGGCGATGGGGAGTCCCTGGCCGGGCGGCGGCGAGATCGTGGCGGCGAACAAGGAACTGACGTGGGAAGAACGCACGGCGGCGGCGCGCGCCTCGCACTGGGCGTACCAGCCCGTCTCGAACGTGACCCCGCCGGCGGTGGCGTCCGCGGACGCCGTTCGGACTCCGGTGGACAATTTTCTGCTTGCACGCCTGGAGGAAGCGGGCCTGGGCATGTCGCCCGTGGCGGACCGTCGCACCCTGATCCGGCGGGCCTACCTCGATCTTATCGGGCTCGCGCCGTCGATGGAGGAGGTGCGCGCTTTCGAGGCGGATGACGCCCCCGACGCCTTTGACCGGGTCATCGAGCATCTCCTGGCGTCGCCGCACTACGGCGAGCGCTGGGGCCGGCACTGGCTGGACATTGCGCGGTACGCCGATACGAAGGGGTATGTGTTCCAGCAGGAGCGCAATTTCGGTTTCTCGCACACCTACCGCGACTACGTGGTGCGCGCGTTCAACGAGGACCTGCCGTACGACACCTTCCTGAAGCACCAGATCGCCGCCGACCTGATGGACCTGGGCGAGGACAGGCGCCCGCTGGCCGCGCTGGGCTACGTCACGCTGGGGCGCCGCTTTGTGGGCAACATCCACGACGTCACGGACGACCGCATCGACGTCGTCACGCGGGGGATGCTGGGGCTGACGGTCTCCTGCGCGCGGTGCCACGACCACAAGTACGACGCGATCTCCGCGCGCGACTACTACGGGCTCTACGGCATCTTCCGGAGCGCGTCCGAGCCCGCCGAGCCGCCGCTGATCGAGGAGCCGGATCCGGACGACCCGGAGTACCAGGCG
Encoded proteins:
- a CDS encoding NUDIX hydrolase; protein product: MRILGEGRFVRLLEHETYEYVERKGCSGIVSVIAVTAEGELLFVEQYRPPLGCRTIELVAGLAGDEGEESLETAARRELLEETGYAADSLAFLMVGPSAGGITAARVHYYLARDVVRVHAGGGVADEDIVVHAVPVAEAHAWVQRMSAGDRLVDPKVFLGIAVALHGWNGAAAPGA
- a CDS encoding BrnT family toxin — protein: MKTFNWNHAKNQQLVETRGISFEDILFYIQQGQVLDDLEHPNRSRYPNQRVFVVGVDDVAYLVPYVEDDSEIFLKTIIPSRKATRKYFGGGS
- a CDS encoding type II toxin-antitoxin system RelE/ParE family toxin; amino-acid sequence: MRDKGPVRRVNSRPPGCMKLSGRPAWRIRVGSYRVICEIHDGRLLVLVVTIDDRREVYR
- a CDS encoding DUF2809 domain-containing protein — translated: MPYLLPAIPVVALGLASRRYGSHLPPFLAEYAGDTLWALLVFLGISAAAPGARLLHRSGAALFVSFAVEFSQLYHAPWIDALRDTTLGGLVLGFGFLWSDLVCYTVGIALGALADRAVCEIREHYGE
- the ettA gene encoding energy-dependent translational throttle protein EttA, whose translation is MAEQFIFTMYGLNKYYGQKQVLKDINLSFYPGAKIGIVGENGAGKSTVLKIMAGLDDDFHGKAELTRGFTRGLVPQEPVLDPDQTVRQALEASFGNIMAMLKEFEDLGMKMAKPMSDEEMEACMEKMGTLQDKLDAADAWNLEQVLNQASEALCLPDDDRKVGVLSGGEKRRVALCKALLEKPDLLLLDEPTNHLDAETVDWLETQLAEYHGTVIIVTHDRYFLDNVTKWILELDHGQGVPWQGNYSEWLAQKLEKMAAQEKKNSARAQALERELKWIKMGSAARHELSRARLAEYEQLLAKESAEQNADSATIQIAPGPELGQQVIEFKGVAKAFSDGVLYQDLNFIVPRSAIVGLVGPNGAGKTTLFRMILGQEQPDAGDVLVGPSVSLSYVDQERSSIAGDVSLIEEVAGGADFVKLGKLEVPVRQYLARFGFKGADQQKMASQLSGGERNRCNLAKLLKEGGNVLLLDEPTNDLDVNTLRLLEEALLNFGGCALVISHDRFFLDRVCTHLLVFEGEGNVRWFEGNYQEYEAWRVQEMGNKLFENRRARYRKLRK
- the ahcY gene encoding adenosylhomocysteinase, whose product is MAVAEIDIFPAIDETLPYKVADMSLAAWGRKELDLAEVEMPGLMAIRERYAKDKPLKGAVVMGSLHMTIQTAVLIETLTALGAEVRWASCNIFSTQDHAAAAIAETGVPVFAWKGETLEEYWWCTYQAMLFSGGRTPTMIVDDGGDATLLIHRGYDFEEHYNAHGVLPDICTDNDEIRIVDSLLHRIHAEDPNRWHNTVENWIGVSEETTTGVHRLYQMMKEGKLRTRAMNVNDSVTKSKFDNLYGCRESLADGIKRATDVMIAGKVVVVAGYGDVGKGCADAMKGLGARVVVTEIDPICALQAAMEGYQVLPMSEAAKRGDIFVTTTGCCDVITLDHMKAMKHNAIVCNIGHFDSEIQIAALEREPGVQELEIKPQVDKFTFPDGKSIIMLAKGRLVNLGCATGHPSFVMSNSFANQTLAQIALYSRPNEFEIGQVYTLPKVLDEEVARLHLEKLGVKLDTLTSAQAKYLGIPVEGPYKPEHYRY
- a CDS encoding sigma-70 family RNA polymerase sigma factor → MNDLAQTIRAAQEGDTTAFASLVRRFHHFAHDRAYAWLGDHHRAEEVVQEAFLEAALKLHQLQAPAAFSAWFKRILIKQCDRVTRLKSLPSVELSAAAHLADDSAPAGERIARDRRSSLVHIALTVLTPDQRDLIHAVYWESEPQQDLARRLGLPLTTVKKRLYTARQRLAQFLHQTNEFADSPDPADVFPREVQLFMAAWHGHAHRVAALLDESPELLDAANDEGLSLLLFAAHAAHYGGNSRVTDLLLSRGARPGPFEKAALGFGDAAGRGPEVDTPGPWRRTALHWAACGGHGTLVRRLLLLGADPNRPDQWGCTPVHLAADFGHGDVLTALLAASGDPRRVMNNGKNLMHLAARHSNLDLLRIAHGAGLPFDLFAAASLGDLALASRLIRRDPAQVNARLRIGASPLHIAAEHGHAELAEYLLSRGARLDPISAIALDREDALMDLLARQPKTVDRRAGSFGFTPLHAASVRGREGLVRLLIHQGAEINRPDRLFRKTPMHEALFFGRENAARLLRVHGGELRAGSGN
- a CDS encoding lysophospholipid acyltransferase family protein, with protein sequence MNTAPRPIARNFGQVNRPLRWISRALLRLAGWRLAGAVPPEPKIVAIFAPHTSNWDFVVVYLMANAFGIKGNFFAKHTLCRPPLGWFMRAAGAIPVVRRRTEHLVDSAVEALSAHDRFYLGLAPEGTRRYTDHWRTGFYHIAERAGASILLLYADYAKKEAGLGPVMTPTGDRAADFERIRAFYADKTPKRPENRSEAVLGKPRGRDGD